The region CCAGCATCTACCAGATCAACTACGCCCGCTGCATCTTCTGTGGGCTGTGCATCGAGGCCTGCCCGACCAGGTCGCTCACCATGAGCAACGAGTACGAGCTGGCCCGGGACAACCGGCAGGACCTGATCTTCACCAAGGAGCAGTTGCTCGCTCCGTTGCTCGAGGGCATGGAGCAGCCACCGCACCCGATGCGGCTGGGTGACAGCGAGAAGGACTACTACGTCGGCGCGCTGGACAACCCGGGCACCTCCGCCGGTGCCGAGACGTCCCCGATGGGCCCCGGCCGCTACCAGGTCGAGGAGCACCCCGGCGTGACGTTCCCGGGCGCCGAGCAGGCCGCCCAGCGCGCGGCGGCCGGCAAGGGAGAGAAGGCATGACCACGTCTACGGTGCTCGCCGCGGCGGGTTCGGTCTCCGGCGGCGAGGCGGTCACCTTCTGGATCCTCGCCCCGCTCGCGCTTCTCGGCGGGATCGGCATGGTGGCCGCGCGCAACGCCGTGCACTCGGCGCTGTGGCTGGTGCTGACCATGCTCTGCCTGGGCGTGTTCTACGTGCTCCAGGCCGGGCCGTTCATCGGCATGGTGCAGATCATCGTCTACACCGGCGCGATCATGATGTTGTTCCTGTTCGTGCTGATGCTGGTCGGTCGGGACTCCACCGACTCGCTGATCGAGACGCTGCGCGGCCAGCGGGTCGCCGCGATCGTGCTCGGCGTGGGCTTCGCCGGCCTGGTCGGCACCGGCGTCTACCAGGCGCTGGACCGGACCACGGCGGTCGGCCTGGAGCAGGTCAACGCCGAGGGCAACGTGCAGGGCATCGCCCGGCTGCTGTTCACCAAGTACGTGTTCGCGTTCGAGCTGACCTCGGCGCTGCTGATCACCGCGGCGGTCGGCGCCATGGTGCTGGCCCACGTCGAGCGGCGTAAGCAGGACAAGGTCGACCAGGTGTCGACAATGCGCTCGCGCTTCGCCCCGGGCAACTACCCCGGTCCGAAGCCCGGCCCCGGTGTCTTCGCGACCTCCTCCTCGGTGGCCACCCCGGCCCGGCTGCCGGACGGCCGCCTGACCGACCGCAGCACCCCGGCGATCCTTCCGCAGCGCGAGCTGACCGCCGAGGAGACCTCCCTGAAGGGGACGGACAAGTAATGGATTCGTTCTTCTCGGTCGAGCCGAACTACTACCTCGTCCTCGCCGCGGTGCTGTTCACCATCGGCGCCGCCGGGGTGCTGATCCGGCGCAACGCGATCGTGCTGTTCATGTGCGTGGAGCTGATGCTCAACGCGGCCAACCTGACGCTGGTCACCTTCAGCCGGATCAACGGTGACCTCAACGGCCAGATCATGGCGTTCTTCGTGATGGTGGTGGCGGCGGCCGAGGTCGTGGTCGGGCTCGCGATCATCATGGCCATCTTCCGGACGCGACGCTCGGCGAGCGTCGACGACGCCAACCTGCTGAAGTACTGAGGGGTCCACCGGTGGAAGAGACTGTGGAATACGCCCAGGCCACGGGGCTGCTCGGGGGCGTCTGGCTGCTGGTGGCGATCCCGCTGCTGAGCGCGGCCGTCCTGCTGCTGCTCGGCCGGCGGGCCGACCGCTGGGGGCACTGGTTGGGTGTGGCGGCCATCGGTGCCGCGTTCGTGCTCGGCCTGTCCTTCTTCTTCCAGCTGCGTGGCCTGGAGAACAAGTCGGTCGAGCTGAGCCTCTGGGACTTCATCGCGGTCGGTGACCTGCGCGTCGACTTCGGCCTGCTGTTCGACCCGCTGGCTGCGGTCTTCGTGCTGCTGATCACCGGGGTGGGCTTCCTGATCCACCTGTACGCGGTGGAGTACATGGCGCACGACGCGGGTCGTCGCCGGTTCTTCGCGTACTTCAACCTGTTCGTCGCGGCGATGCTGCTGCTGGTGCTCGGCAACAACTACGTGATGCTGTACTTCGGCTGGGAGGGCGTCGGTCTGGCGTCGTACCTGCTGATCTCCTTCTGGACCGAGCGGCCGAGCGCGGCCACCGCCGGTAAGAAGGCGTTCCTGATGAACCGGGTCGGCGACGCCGGCCTGGCCATCGGCATCTTCATCATGTTCGCCACAGTGGGCACCACCCAGTACGACGAGGTGTTCAACGGTGTCGGCTCGCTGACCGGCGCGACGGTGCTGGTCCTCGGTCTGTTGCTGCTGCTCGGCGCGGCCGGCAAGTCCGGCCAGTTCCCGCTGCAGGCCTGGTTGCCGGACGCCATGGAGGGTCCGACCCCGGTGTCGGCGCTCATCCACGCGGCCACCATGGTCACCGCGGGCGTCTACCTGATCGCCCGGTCCAACCCGATCTTCTCCGCGAACTCGACGCTGCAGGTCGTGGTGGTCAGTGTCGGCGCGCTCACCCTGCTGATCGGCTGCGTCATCGGTGCGGCCAAGGACGACATCAAGCGGGTGCTCGCCTGGTCGACGGTGAGCCAGATCGGTTACATGTTCGTCGGCGTCGGACTGGGCGGTGGCGCGTACGCGCTGGCGATCATCCACCTGCTGGCGCACGGCTTCTTCAAGGCCAACATGTTCCTGGGTGCCGGCTCGGTGATGCACGGCATGAAGGACCAGGTCGACATCCGTCGCTTCGGTGGCCTCTCGAAGCACATGAAGATCACCTGGCTGACCTTCATGATGGGCTGGCTGGCCATCATCGGCCTCCCGCCGCTCTCCGGCTACTTCTCCAAGGAACCGATCATCGCGAGCGCCTTCGAGCGGGAGGACTGGACCGCCTGGCTCTTCGGCGGTGCGGCGCTGCTCGGCGCCGGGCTGACCGCGTTCTACATGACGCGACTGTTCGTGCTCACGTTCCACGGCCCGAAGCGGTGGACCGAGGACATCGAGCACCCGCACGAGTCGCCGAAGCTGATGACCATCCCGCTGATCCTGCTGGCTGCCGGTTCGGTGGTGGCCGGTGGGCTGATGGCCTGGAACGACGGCGTCGCCTCCTGGCTGTCGCCGGTGCTCGGCGAGGAAGCCGCCGGTGAGGCCCACGGCGTGCTCTCCCACACGGTGATCACGATCCTGTCGCTGCTGGTCACCGTGCTCGGCGCCGGCCTGGCCTGGTTCCTGTTCCGGGCCGGTACGGCCACCGCGCCGCAGCCGGCCGGTGTGCTGGTCACCGCCGCCCGACGCAACCTCTACACCGATGCGTTCAACGAGGCGGTCTTCGAGAAGCCGGGCATCTTCCTCACCCGGGCGCTGGTGTACCTCGACAACCGGGGCGTCGACGGGCTGGTCAACGGGCTCGCCGCCGCCGTCGGGGGTGGCTCGGCTCGGCTCCGGCGGATGCAGACCGGCTTCGTCCGCTCGTACGCCACCTCGATCCTGGCCGGTGCGCTGCTGGTGATGGCGGCGTTCCTGGCGGTGCAGGCGGGGTGGTTGGCGTGATCGACCTCTTTCCGGCCGCCCCCGCCGGCGGACCACGCAGTGACGACGGAGGTAAGGCCGCATAATGTCCAACTTCCCGTTCCTCTCGGTGCTCACCGTGGCGCCACTGGTGGGCGCCCTGGTGGTGGCCTTCCTGCCGCGCCACCGGCCGGAGCTGGCCAAGCAGGTGGCGTTCGCCTGGTCGCTGCTCGTGCTGGTGCTCTCGGTGGTGATGTGGGTCAGCTTCAAGACCGGCGGTGACCGGTTCCAGTTCCGCGAGTCGTACTCGTGGATCCCGAACTGGGGAGTCAGCTTCACCTTCGCCGCCGACGGCATCGCGCTGGTGATGCTGATGCTGATCGCGGTACTGGTGCCGCTGGTGATCCTGGCGTCCTGGCACGACGCCGAGTCGTCGAAGCGGTCGGTGCCGGTCTACTTCGCGCTGCTGCTGGTCCTCGAGTGCACGATGATCGGCGTCTTCGCGGCCGCCGACGTCTTCCTGTTCTACGTGTTCTTCGAGGTCATGCTGGTCCCGATGTACTTCCTCATCGGCAGCTACGGCGGCCACCAGCGGCAGTACGCGGCGGTGAAGTTCTTCCTCTACTCGCTCGTCGGCGGTCTGTTCATGCTGGCCGCGGTGATCGGCCTCTGGGTGGTCGGCGGGAAGACCTTCGACTGGCAGGCGCTGTCGCAGGTCGACATCAGCACCGGCACCGAGCGGTGGCTGTTCCTCGGCTTCTTCCTCGCCTTCGCCATCAAGGCGCCGTTCTTCCCGTTCCACACCTGGCTGCCGGACGCCGGTGGTGCGGCCCCGGCGGGCGCGGCGGCGCTGCTCGTCGGCGTGCTGGACAAGGTCGGCACGTTCGGCATCCTGCGTTACTGCCTGCCGCTGTTCCCCGAGGCGTCGAAGTGGTTCGCACCGTGGGCGCTGGCCCTGGGCGTGATCGGCATCGTCTACGCCGCGCTGCTGGCGGTCGGTCAGAACGACCTCAAGCGACTGGTGTCGTACACCTCGATCGCGCACTTCGGTTTCATCGGGGTGGGCATCTTCGCCTTCACCACCCAGGCCGGCACCGGCGCGGTGCTCTACATGCTCAACCACGGGCTGGCCACCGGCCTGCTCTTCCTCGTGGTGGGCATGCTGATCTCCCGGCGTGGCTCGGCGCTCATCAGTGACTTCGGTGGTGCCGGAAAGCTGGTCCCGGTGCTCGCCGGGGTGCTCTTCTTCGCCGGTCTCGCCTCGCTCGCGCTACCGGGTACGGCACCGTTCATCTCCGAGTTCCTGGTGCTGATCGGCACCTTCACGGTGAACAAGCCGGTCGCGATCATCGCCACGCTCGGCATCATCCTGGCCGCCGCGTACGTGCTGTGGATGGTGCAGCGCACCACCCAGGGCACCCTCAACCCGGCCTTGACCGAGGTCGACGGGATGCGGCGGGATCTCAACCTGCGCGAGAAGGTCGTGGTCGCCCCGCTGATCGCTCTGATCGTGCTGCTCGGCTTCTTCCCCAAGCCGGTCACTGACGTGATCAACCCGGCCGTCCAGGCGACCATGGACGACATCGGCAGAACCGACCCGGCCCCGTCGGTGGGCACTGTCCAGGAGGCGGCAAAGTGACCGAGTTGAAACTGCCGTCGATCGACTACGCGGCGATCGCTCCGATCCTGATCATGCTGGGCGTCGCGTTGCTCGGCGTGCTCGCCGAGGCCCTCGTGCCTCGGCGCTGGCGGCACGTGGTGCAGTTGACGCTGGCGCTGCTCGCGGTGCTCGCGGCGCTGACCATGGTGGTGCTCAGCGCCGACGAGCGGATCATCACCGCAGGCGGGGCCCTCGCCATCGACGGGCCGACACTGTTTCTCCAGGGCGCGATCCTGGTGCTGGCCGCGATGGCGCTGCTGCTGATCGGTGACCGCTCGGTCGAGCGGGGCGGGGCGTTCGTCGCCCAGGCCGCGGTGACCGCCGAGTCGGCCGACGACCGGCGGCAGGCCGAGGGGCGTAACGGCCTCACCGAGGTCTACCCGCTCACCACGTTCGCGATCGGCGGCATGCTGATCTTCGTGGCGGCGAACGACCTGCTGACCATGTTCATCGCGCTGGAGGTCTTCTCCCTGCCGCTCTACCTGCTCTGCGCGCTGGCACGTCGCCGGCGTCTGCTGAGCCAGGAGGCGGCGATGAAGTACTTCCTGCTCGGCGCGTACGCCTCCGCGTTCTTCCTGTTCGGGGTGGCGCTGATCTACGGCTTCACGTCCGGCATCCCGGATCGGCCGGCCGGCGTCGACTTCGCCACCATCGACGCGGCGGTGGGCGAATCCCCGGCCAGCCCGGTGCTGCTCTTCGCCGGCATGGCGCTGCTCGCGATCGGCCTGCTCTTCAAGGCCGCGGCGGCACCGTTCCACGTCTGGACCCCGGACGTCTACCAGGGTGCGCCGACCCCGGTCACCGGCTTCATGGCGGCCTGCACCAAGGTCGCCGCGTTCGGTGCCCTGCTGCGCGTCTTCCACGTCGCGTTCGCCGACGCCAGCTGGGACTACACCCCGATCCTCGGCGCGGTGGCGGTGCTGACCATGCTGGTCGGTGCGGTGCTCGCGGTCACCCAGACCGACATCAAGAGGCTGCTCGCGTACTCCTCGATCGCCAACGCCGGCTACCTGCTGGTCGGTGTGCTGGCACCGAGCCGCGACGGACTCGCCGGCACGATGTTCTACCTGGTCGCGTACGGATTCTCGGTGCTCGCCGCGTTCGCGGTGGTGACGCTGGTGCGGGACGCCGACGGGGAGGCCACCCACCTGTCCCGCTGGGCCGGGCTGGGACGGCGGTCGCCGTTCTTCGCCGCAGTGTTCACGTTCATCCTGCTGGCCTTCGCGGGTATCCCGCTGACCAGTGGCTTCATGAGCAAGTTCGCGATCTTCGGGCCGGCCCTGGAGGAGGGGCAGGCCTGGCTGGTGATCGCCGGCGTGCTGACCAGCATGGTGCTGGCCTTCCCGTACCTGCGGGTCGTGGTGATGATGTGGCTCTCCGAGCCGGGCGAGTCCACCCCGACGGTCACCGTGCCCGGTGGGCTCACCTCCGCCGCGCTGATGATCGGCGTGCTGGCCACCCTGGTGCTGGGCGTCGCCCCGGCCCCACTGCTCGACCTGGCAGCCGGAGCCGCCGAATTCGTTCGATGACAGAAGGATCGATTACCGGGGGCCGGCGCGTGTTCACGTGCCGGCCTCCGGTGCGTATCCCCGACCCGGAGCAGGTCGAACGGGTGTGGCATGGTTGATAGCGTGGTGAATCCGGCGGGTGAGCGTTCAGGTGCCTCCGGCTCCGGCGGTCGGCGGGGTCGCGCGAGCACGAGTCAGTTCGGCGCGATCGGGCTCAACGTTGCCGATCCGCGGGTCGAGGCGTCCGTGCTGGCTGTGCTGGACACGGTCGAGGTCGAGTTGCGGGCCAGCGTGGCCAGCGCCGACCCGTTCGTCACCGAGGCCGCCCGGCACCTCCTCGAGGCCGGCGGGAAGCGTTTCCGGCCGCTTCTGGTGGCGCTCGGCGCCCAGTTCGGTGACCCGACCGGCCCGCAGGTGGTCCCGGCCGCCGTGGTGATGGAGCTCACTCATCTCGCCACCCTCTACCACGACGACGTGATGGACGAGGCCGTCGTCCGACGGGGCGCGGCGAGCGCGAACTCCCGCTGGACCAACTCGCTCGCCATCCTGGTCGGCGACTACCTCTTCGCCCGCGCGGCGGACATCGCCGCCGACCTGGGTCCCGAGGCGGTCCGGTTGCAGGCGCGCACCTTCGCCCGGCTGGTGCACGGCCAGATCGCGGAGACCGTGGGGCCGCGCGCCGAGGACGACCCGGTGACCCACTACCTGAACGTGATCGCCGACAAGACCGGCTCGCTGATCGCCACGTCGATCCGGTTCGGCGGCATGTTCGGTGGCGCCGCCCCGGAGCACGTGGAGGCCCTCGCCGGGTACGGCGAGACGATCGGTGTCGCCTTCCAGCTCACCGATGACCTCCTCGACATCGCCTCCGAGTCGGTGCAGTCGGGCAAGACGCCCGGCACGGACCTGCGCGAAGGTGTCCCGACGCTGCCGGTGCTGTACGCCCGGGAGTCGGACGACTCGGACGCATCCTCGGTGCGTCTGCGGGAGATCCTGGCGACCGGTCCGCTGACCGACGACGCGCTGCACGCCGAGGCGTTGGGGCTGCTCCGGGAGAGCCCGGCGCTCAAGCGCGCCCGGGAGACCGTGCGGAGTTACGCCGAGGACGCCCGTGCGCGCCTGGCCCCCCTTCCGGAGGGCCCGTCGCGGCACGCGCTCGAATCGCTCTGCGACTACATCGCCGACCGCACCAGCTGATCGTCGTTCCGACGCGCGGCAGCAGCGGCGCGGCTCAGTAGACGGCCACCGCCGAGCATGAGGACGGCCGCCAGCAGCATGGACACCGCCGCGGTGGTCCACATGGCCGGGTAGCCGAGGTGGGCGGCGAGGGGGCCCAGGCTCAGCGGGCCGAGACAGCCGCCCGCGTACACCCCGGTCTGGGTGATCGAGGTGGCGGCGGCCGGTGACTGCGGATGGAGTCGGACCACCGCGAAGGTCATCAGGCCGGGCCACGCCCAACCCAGGCCGAAGCCGAGCACCACGCCGAGCACCAGCGGCACCGGGCCGGTCAGCGCGAGCAGGCCCAGCCCGACCGCGCCGACGACCAGCATCGCGGCGATGAGGGCGACGTGGCCGCTGGCGCGGCGATCGGCCAACCAGCCGGCGCCCACCCGGGCCGCGACGCAGACCGCGCTGCCCAGCGTCAGGGTCAGGCCGGCCAGGCCCGGCGACATGCCCCGGGCCGCGGCGGAGTCCACCAGGAAGGTGCCCAGGGCGTTCGCTGCCACCGCTGCCAACGTCGCCGCCGCTCCGACCACCACAAGCGCCGCCGTCGCCCGGCCGGCGCGCGTCGCACCGGCCCGGCGCGGCGGGCCGGGCACCTCCCGGGGTACGGCGGGCAGCGTCGTCATCGCGGCCACCGCTGCCGCCACGAACGCCCACCGCCAGCCGACGGTGAGCGCGATGGCCGGCACCGCCGCGCCGGCCAGCAGGGTGGAGATCGGGATGGCGGCCTGCTTGACACCGAACGACAGCCCCTGCCGTCGGGCCGGCACGTGTTGGGCCAGTGCGGTGTTGCTCGCCAACTGGCCGAGGGCGTTCGCGGCGGCGCTGAGTGCCAGCAACCCGACCAGCACCGGGTACGAGCGGGCGAGAGCCGCCACGGCCAGCATCGACCCGGCGGCCAGCACGATGCCGCAGCGGGCCACCCGGGTCGGGCCGTACCGCTCGACCAGTCGGCCGGAGGGCACCGAGGCCAGCGCGCTGACGCCGAAGTAGACGGCTACGGCCAGGCCGAGGCCGGCCGGGGAGAAGCCGAGGTCGGTGCCCATCTGCACGGCGAGACCACCGAGCAGGAACACGGGGAGTACGCAGGCCACGGTGGTGGCGACGGCACCGGCGCTGGCCCTGATCGGGTGGGATCGGGCGGCGTCCGGCTCGGGGGTGATGGCGGTGTTGGTCATCGTCCGGCAAACCTACGTGAATCCTCCTCAGGCCACTCGCCGTGACGGTCGGGCCACGAGCTGTGGATGGTGATCTGGCATCCTCGACCCGAACAGGCATTTCGCACCGGGCCTGTTTTTCATATGGTGTAAGTCCCCGGCGGCGGAGGTGGTTGTGCGCGACCCCTTGGCAGAACCTTCGGACCTGATCCGCAGCGTGTCCCGAGCGCTGCGGGTGCTGGAGTCGGTCGGTCGCGCCCCGAAAGGCCTGACCGTCAAACAGATCGCCCGGCGGTGCGAGCTGACCGTGGCCACGACCTACCACCTGGTCCGCACACTCGCGTACGAGGGCTACGTGATCCGTCGCGAGGACGGCACGTACATCGTGGGGTTGGAGGTGGCCGACCGCTACCGGGAGTTGGTGACCGCCTTCCGAGGCCCGCCAGCGGTCGGTGAGACCCTGCGGCGGGCCGCCCTGGACACCGGCTACAGCCACTACCTCGGTCGCTTCGTCGGCGGTCAGGTTGCCCTCACGGCGGTCGCCGAGGGGCACCGCTCGCCGTACCTGGAGGATCTGGTCCCCGGCTTCGACGAGGGCGCTCACGCGACAGCTCTCGGTAAGGCGCTGCTCGCCACTCTGAGCGTCGACCAGCGCCACCGCTACCTGCGGGAGTACGGCATGCGCCCGTTCACCACCGCCACGCTGACCACCACCGAGACGTTCGAGGCCGACCTGGCCGCCGGTGACCGGCGTGGCATGCAGTTGGAGATGGGGCAGTTCCGCCAGGGGGTGGCCTGCGCGGCGGTGCTCGTCGCGCCGGACAAGGACATGGAACGCCGCGTCGTGCTGGCCTGTGCGTTGCCGGCCAGCGAGATGATGACCTCTGCCCGGGTGGTCCGCGCCAAGCTGCTCACGGTGGCCCGCAGCGTCGCCGACGGCATCGCGTCCGACAACTGACCGCAGCAACGCCGGAGGCCCTCTCCCGGGCTGGGAGAGGGCCTCTGCGGGCGGTCCAGCCCCGGACCGCCTGAGCAACGTCGACGGCCGGCCGGCCGCGGGTGTGAGGTCAGCTGCCGACCGGGCCACCGTCGAGGCGCCAGGTGACCACCACGCCCGGCTTGGCGTAGTCGCCGTCCGGCCAGTTCGAGGCCGGGTTCTCCACCGAGGCGCCGGTGATCTCGCCCGGGTGCTGCACGGCGACGAACACCGAGCGGTTGTCACCGGTGATGAACGGACCGCAGGTCTCCGCGCCGAGCGGCACGGTCAGGAACTGCTTCAGGTGACCTCGCTCCGGGCCCTCCACGGCGGTGGCGAACAGGCCGTCGTTACTGCCCAACGCGTTGCCGTCGGTGGAGATCCACAGGTTGCCGGTGGCGTCGAAGGCGACGTTGTCCGGGCAGGAGATCGGAGAGACCTTGGTCTTGTCGTACCCGGCGAAGAACGTCGACGCGTCGGTCGGGTCGCCACACACGATCGGCAGCGACCAGGCGAAGGTCTCCGAGGTGTTGTCGTTGCGGTCCTCGACCAGCTCCAGGATCTGCCCGTGCTTGTTGGCGTTGCGCGGGTTCGCCTCGTCCGGCTTCGGGTTGCTGCCGACCCCACGGTTGGTGTTGTTGGTCAGCGCCACGTACACCTTGCCGGTGAGCAGGCTCGGCTCGACGTCCTCGGGGCGGTCCATCTTGGTCGCACCGACCTTGTCACCGGCGAGCCGGGTGAAGGTGAGCACGTCCGCGGCGGTCATCCCGTCGACGAACGACCGGTTGCCGCTGACCAGCTTGATCCAGCGACCCCGGCCGTTGAAGGCGCCGTCGGTGGGCAGCTTGCCCGAGCCGTCGATCTCGGCCGCGCTGGTCTGGTCGAGCTGCGCCACGTAGAGCGTGCCGGACTCCAGCAGGGTCAGGTTGTGCTTGCGGGCAGCCCAGGAGTTGCCCTTCATGAACTTCTGGTCGGAGACGAACTTGTAGAGGTAGTCGAACCGCTCGTCGTCACCCATGTAGGCGACCACGTGGCCGTCCTTGGCCACGATCACGTTCGCGCCCTCGTGCTTGAACCGGCCCATCGCGGTGTGCTTGCGCGGGCGGCTCTCCGGGTCGAACGGGTCGATCTCGACGATCCAGCCGAACCGGTGCGCCTCGTTGGGGTGCTTGGCCAGGTCGAAGCGCTCGTCGGCGCGCTCCCACTTGCGGCTGCCGCTGGGGTAGCGGCTGGCGGTGCTGATGCCGTAGCGGTCCAGCTTCGGCTTCAGTTCGGCCGGGGCGGCGTCAGCGCCGACGAAGTACTGGTTGAAGTTCTCCTCGCCGGAAAGCACCGTGCCCCACGGGGTCACGCCGCCGGCGCAGTTGTTCAGGGTGCCGACGACCGTACGACCCCTGGGGTCGGCGGCGGTCTTCAGCCACGCCGAGCCGGCGGCCGGGCCGGTCAGGTCGAACTTGGTGCTCAGCGCGGTGACCCGCCGGTTGTACGCCCGGGGGCCCTTGCCGACCGGCTTCCACTGCCCGGTGCCCGCGACCCGTTCCAACTCCACCACTGACATGCCGTGCGCGGCCATGGCGGTGCGCAACTGCTCCACGGACAGCCCGTCCAGGCCGGGGAAGCCCGGGAACATCAGGTCCTCGTTGGTGTACTCGTGGTTGACCACGAGCAGCGCCCGCTTGCCCTGCTTGTCCAGCGGCAGCACGCCCACGAAGTCGTTGTTGTAACCGAACTGCTTGGACTGCGCGGCGGCGGTCTGGTGGTGCACGTTGAACTCGGGCGCGCCCGGCAGCACCGGGTCACCCCACTTGATCACCACGGCGTGGTCGTAGCCGTTCGGCACGACCAGGGTGTCCAGCTTGTTCGGCGGGATCGGCTTGAAGGTCAGCGCACCGTTGCCGACACCGGTGCTGGGACGGCCGAAGCCGAAGGCCTCCGGGACGTCCGGGGTGGTGGGGGCGGCCATGGCGGGCGCCGCGCCGGCGAGCGCACCCGCCGCCGCGCCGCCGAACCCGAGGACCAGGGCGCCGACAGCGCCGGCCCGGACCACGCCGCGGCGCGAGACCTCCGCGTTCACCACGTCTCCGAAGTACGCGTTGTCGGACGTGTTCGGGACCGGGTGGTCGCACGCGTTTCCGCAGCGGTACAGACAGGTCATGGCGTCACGGGTGCCATGGCGGTTGCCGGTCAACAGGGGGAGCAGCCGGGGGCGGTCGCTCATGGGGGAAGCCTCCAGGGAATCGGTGGCACGACAGGCGGCGTACCCGCCGGACGCTAGGAGGGCGTGGTGAGCGCTCGTCGGCTGCGATGTGA is a window of Micromonospora sp. WMMD961 DNA encoding:
- a CDS encoding PhoX family phosphatase, which encodes MSDRPRLLPLLTGNRHGTRDAMTCLYRCGNACDHPVPNTSDNAYFGDVVNAEVSRRGVVRAGAVGALVLGFGGAAAGALAGAAPAMAAPTTPDVPEAFGFGRPSTGVGNGALTFKPIPPNKLDTLVVPNGYDHAVVIKWGDPVLPGAPEFNVHHQTAAAQSKQFGYNNDFVGVLPLDKQGKRALLVVNHEYTNEDLMFPGFPGLDGLSVEQLRTAMAAHGMSVVELERVAGTGQWKPVGKGPRAYNRRVTALSTKFDLTGPAAGSAWLKTAADPRGRTVVGTLNNCAGGVTPWGTVLSGEENFNQYFVGADAAPAELKPKLDRYGISTASRYPSGSRKWERADERFDLAKHPNEAHRFGWIVEIDPFDPESRPRKHTAMGRFKHEGANVIVAKDGHVVAYMGDDERFDYLYKFVSDQKFMKGNSWAARKHNLTLLESGTLYVAQLDQTSAAEIDGSGKLPTDGAFNGRGRWIKLVSGNRSFVDGMTAADVLTFTRLAGDKVGATKMDRPEDVEPSLLTGKVYVALTNNTNRGVGSNPKPDEANPRNANKHGQILELVEDRNDNTSETFAWSLPIVCGDPTDASTFFAGYDKTKVSPISCPDNVAFDATGNLWISTDGNALGSNDGLFATAVEGPERGHLKQFLTVPLGAETCGPFITGDNRSVFVAVQHPGEITGASVENPASNWPDGDYAKPGVVVTWRLDGGPVGS
- a CDS encoding IclR family transcriptional regulator C-terminal domain-containing protein, whose amino-acid sequence is MRDPLAEPSDLIRSVSRALRVLESVGRAPKGLTVKQIARRCELTVATTYHLVRTLAYEGYVIRREDGTYIVGLEVADRYRELVTAFRGPPAVGETLRRAALDTGYSHYLGRFVGGQVALTAVAEGHRSPYLEDLVPGFDEGAHATALGKALLATLSVDQRHRYLREYGMRPFTTATLTTTETFEADLAAGDRRGMQLEMGQFRQGVACAAVLVAPDKDMERRVVLACALPASEMMTSARVVRAKLLTVARSVADGIASDN